Proteins from a genomic interval of Bacteroidota bacterium:
- a CDS encoding HIT family protein, whose translation MSTIFSKIISGKIPSYKIAENKNFLAFLDVYPLVEGHTLVIPKKEIDNVFDIDDKLFTEYNLFAKKIAIAIGKAIDCQRVGSAVVGLEIPHAHIHIVPLNSMDDINFTRAKLKFTKEEFEKTVEKIKAYL comes from the coding sequence ATGAGTACAATATTTTCTAAGATAATTTCAGGAAAGATTCCAAGTTACAAGATTGCTGAGAATAAAAATTTTCTTGCATTTTTAGATGTTTATCCACTCGTTGAAGGACATACATTAGTAATTCCTAAAAAAGAAATAGACAATGTTTTTGATATTGATGATAAACTTTTTACAGAATACAATTTATTTGCAAAAAAAATAGCCATTGCAATAGGCAAAGCTATTGATTGCCAAAGAGTAGGCTCAGCAGTAGTAGGACTTGAAATACCTCATGCTCACATTCATATAGTACCACTAAACAGCATGGATGACATAAATTTTACAAGGGCAAAACTAAAATTCACTAAAGAAGAATTTGAAAAAACTGTTGAGAAGATTAAGGCTTATTTGTAA